A single genomic interval of Electrophorus electricus isolate fEleEle1 chromosome 4, fEleEle1.pri, whole genome shotgun sequence harbors:
- the si:ch73-196l6.5 gene encoding riboflavin transporter 2, translated as MSLLTHVLACLFGMGSWVTICGLWVELPLIVPQVPEGWYLPSYLSVIIQVANIGPLFITLMHRFQPGKLNETTVIYFIVSFGVLASLFLALFWKQTVVVHGADHSIPLFLLTFFISTVDCTSSVTFLPFMMRLRPEYLITYYVGEGLSGLVPALVALIQGVGVMHCVNATQSLNHNDTAWLQGRNESPEFTDYLLPHYLPANFSAEAFFFFLAAMMSVCLLAFLLLNYLPVVAQERPVRRLHQGNDGNLGAMTNRERPEQKPMISSPHGAPMHRSRFGTGTYSWAQVVYIFTLLAWVNALSNSVLPSIQSYSCLPYGNHAYHWSTTMAAIANPLSCFIAMFYPQRSLVLMGLLTAYGSVIGIYIMGMAVLSPCPLLVNNISGVALIVAAWTIFILALSYVKVIVAVILRDEGHSALVWCGYIVQFGSMLGAVTMFPLVNVYSFFTSGDPCNTRC; from the exons ATGTCTCTCCTCACCCATGTGTTAGCCTGCCTGTTTGGCATGGGCTCCTGGGTGACCATCTGTGGGCTTTGGGTCGAGCTGCCCCTTATTGTTCCACAGGTCCCTGAAGGCTGGTACCTTCCCTCCTACCTGTCAGTCATTATCCAAGTGGCCAACATTGGCCCACTGTTCATCACTCTAATGCACCGGTTTCAGCCAGGAAAGCTGAACGAAACAACTGTTATCTACTTCATTGTCAGCTTCGGGGTGCTGGCTAGCCTCTTCCTGGCTTTATTCTGGAAGCAGACGGTGGTGGTGCATGGGGCGGACCACAGcattcccctctttctcctcaccTTCTTCATCTCCACTGTGGACTGCACTTCCTCTGTCACCTTCCTACCCTTCATGATGCGGCTCAGGCCAGAGTATCTCATCACTTATTATGTGGGAGAAGGTTTGAGTGGGCTCGTCCCAGCTCTGGTGGCTCTGATCCAGGGAGTGGGTGTCATGCACTGTGTCAATGCAACTCAGAGTCTGAATCACAATGACACAGCATGGCTCCAGGGCAGGAACGAGTCTCCAGAATTCACAGATTATCTCTTACCGCACTACCTGCCAGCCAACTTCTCAGCCGAggccttctttttctttctggcAGCCATGATGTCTGTTTGCTTGCTGGCTTTCCTGCTTCTGAACTACCTCCCAGTCGTGGCTCAAGAGCGTCCCGTAAGGCGCCTTCACCAAGGCAATGATGGAAACTTGGGCGCCATGACGAATAGGGAAAGGCCTGAGCAGAAACCCATGATCAGTTCTCCACATGGCGCTCCTATGCACAGGAGCAGGTTCGGAACAGGAACCTACAGCTGGGCGCAGGTGGTGTACATCTTCACCCTCCTAGCCTGGGTGAATGCTCTGAGCAACTCTGTGCTGCCCTCAATTCAGTCATACTCATGCCTGCCTTATGGAAACCATGCTTACCACTGGTCCACTACTATGGCTGCCATAGCGAACCCTTTGTCCTGCTTTATTGCCATGTTCTACCCTCAAAG GTCACTGGTGCTGATGGGACTTCTCACTGCTTACGGCTCAGTAATTGGGATTTATATTATGGGAATGGCAGTGCTAAGTCCCTGTCCGCTGCTGGTCAACAACATCTCTGGAGTTGCTCTTATA GTGGCAGCCTGGACCATTTTTATTCTCGCTCTGTCCTATGTGAAAGTGATTGTCGCAGTGATTCTGCGTGATGAAGGCCACAGCGCCCTCGTGTGGTGTGGATATATAGTGCAGTTCGGGTCAATGCTCGGGGCTGTGACAATGTTCCCTTTAGTCAATGTGTACAGCTTCTTCACTTCAGGAGACCCGTGCAACACTAGGTGCTAA
- the slc52a2 gene encoding solute carrier family 52, riboflavin transporter, member 2 isoform X2, translating into MADAWWNVTVAHILVALFGMGSWISVNSLWVELPVVVNTLPEGWNLPAYLSVLIAFGNLGPVAVTVTHHFAPGRLNERVVIHAMQVVAVIASAFLALFWYKVATVAGEPRSVPFLLLTFILSLICCTSNVTYLPFMFCFPPQYIRTFFVGQGLSALFPCMVALVQGVGKLECVETENGTQALYLKEHFPAQDFFWFMFVMLTISALCFLALSCSTIAPSVAEGAQAHPVEQGGAEEEDPLQNGGRPTAADAQLEKQAPSGTFWTCRNIYLLLLLGLSNALTNGVLPSVQSFTCLPYGSVTFHLSVVLGNIANPIACFVAMFVLLRSSAALGTVFLGGGVFAVYLLALAALSPCPPLLRSHAGVVMVVSSCIIFTGLFSYLKVVVSTLLHEAGHAALLWCGVFIQAGSLIGALTMFPLVSIYRVFQQAQDCVDSCS; encoded by the exons ATGGCAGATGCTTGGTGGAATGTCACTGTTGCACATATTCTGGTGGCCTTGTTTGGAATGGGGTCGTGGATATCTGTAAACTCACTCTGGGTTGAATTGCCTGTGGTTGTGAACACCTTGCCAGAAG GATGGAATCTGCCAGCCTATCTCTCTGTGCTCATTGCCTTTGGGAATCTGGGACCAGTGGCTGTCACAGTAACCCACCACTTCGCTCCTGGACGACTGAATGAACGTGTGGTCATTCACGCTATGCAGGTGGTAGCAGTGATTGCTTCAGCCTTCCTCGCCCTCTTCTGGTACAAGGTGGCCACTGTTGCTGGGGAGCCGAGATCTGTGCCCTTCCTGCTGCTGACATTCATACTGTCTCTCATCTGCTGCACCTCCAATGTCACCTATCTGCCTTTTATGTTCTGCTTTCCCCCACAGTACATTCGTACGTTTTTTGTGGGCCAGGGCCTCAGTGCCCTCTTCCCCTGCATGGTGGCACTAGTACAGGGTGTGGGGAAGCTTGAGTGTGTGGAGACAGAGAACGGCACACAGGCCCTCTACCTCAAAGAGCACTTTCCTGCGCAGGACTTCTTCTGGTTCATGTTCGTGATGTTGACCATCTCTGCCCTCTGCTTCCTGGCTCTATCATGCAGCACTATTGCGCCTTCAGTGGCAGAGGGGGCGCAGGCGCACCCAGTGGAgcagggaggagcagaggaggaggaccCGCTACAGAATGGAGGGCGACCCACGGCGGCGGATGCGCAACTGGAAAAACAGGCCCCTTCTGGGACTTTCTGGACTTGTCGCAATATCTATCTGCTCCTGCTGCTTGGGCTGTCCAATGCCCTGACTAATGGCGTGCTGCCATCGGTGCAGAGCTTCACTTGCCTGCCCTATGGCTCTGTGACCTTCCATCTCTCGGTCGTCTTGGGGAACATTGCAAACCCTATAGCTTGCTTTGTGGCAATGTTTGTTCTGCTTAG GTCGAGTGCTGCCCTTGGAACTGTGTTTCTCGGTGGAGGAGTGTTTGCTGTCTATCTCCTGGCTCTGGCTGCTCTCAGTCCCTGCCCACCCCTTTTGAGAAGTCATGCTGGAGTGGTTATGGTG GTGAGCTCCTGCATCATcttcacaggcctgttctcctACCTTAAGGTGGTGGTGAGCACTCTGCTTCACGAGGCAGGCCATGCCGCGCTGCTCTGGTGCGGTGTGTTCATCCAGGCTGGCTCGCTCATTGGAGCGCTCACCATGTTCCCTCTGGTCAGCATCTACCGGGTCTTTCAACAAGCTCAGGACTGTGTTGACAGCTGTAGTTAA
- the slc52a2 gene encoding solute carrier family 52, riboflavin transporter, member 2 isoform X3: MADAWWNVTVAHILVALFGMGSWISVNSLWVELPVVVNTLPEGWNLPAYLSVLIAFGNLGPVAVTVTHHFAPGRLNERVVIHAMQVVAVIASAFLALFWYKVATVAGEPRSVPFLLLTFILSLICCTSNVTYLPFMFCFPPQYIRTFFVGQGLSALFPCMVALVQGVGKLECVETENGTQALYLKEHFPAQDFFWFMFVMLTISALCFLALSCSTIAPSVAEGAQAHPVEQGGAEEEDPLQNGGRPTAADAQLEKQAPSGTFWTCRNIYLLLLLGLSNALTNGVLPSVQSFTCLPYGSVTFHLSVVLGNIANPIACFVAMFVLLRSSAALGTVFLGGGVFAVYLLALAALSPCPPLLRSHAGVVMVVVVSTLLHEAGHAALLWCGVFIQAGSLIGALTMFPLVSIYRVFQQAQDCVDSCS; this comes from the exons ATGGCAGATGCTTGGTGGAATGTCACTGTTGCACATATTCTGGTGGCCTTGTTTGGAATGGGGTCGTGGATATCTGTAAACTCACTCTGGGTTGAATTGCCTGTGGTTGTGAACACCTTGCCAGAAG GATGGAATCTGCCAGCCTATCTCTCTGTGCTCATTGCCTTTGGGAATCTGGGACCAGTGGCTGTCACAGTAACCCACCACTTCGCTCCTGGACGACTGAATGAACGTGTGGTCATTCACGCTATGCAGGTGGTAGCAGTGATTGCTTCAGCCTTCCTCGCCCTCTTCTGGTACAAGGTGGCCACTGTTGCTGGGGAGCCGAGATCTGTGCCCTTCCTGCTGCTGACATTCATACTGTCTCTCATCTGCTGCACCTCCAATGTCACCTATCTGCCTTTTATGTTCTGCTTTCCCCCACAGTACATTCGTACGTTTTTTGTGGGCCAGGGCCTCAGTGCCCTCTTCCCCTGCATGGTGGCACTAGTACAGGGTGTGGGGAAGCTTGAGTGTGTGGAGACAGAGAACGGCACACAGGCCCTCTACCTCAAAGAGCACTTTCCTGCGCAGGACTTCTTCTGGTTCATGTTCGTGATGTTGACCATCTCTGCCCTCTGCTTCCTGGCTCTATCATGCAGCACTATTGCGCCTTCAGTGGCAGAGGGGGCGCAGGCGCACCCAGTGGAgcagggaggagcagaggaggaggaccCGCTACAGAATGGAGGGCGACCCACGGCGGCGGATGCGCAACTGGAAAAACAGGCCCCTTCTGGGACTTTCTGGACTTGTCGCAATATCTATCTGCTCCTGCTGCTTGGGCTGTCCAATGCCCTGACTAATGGCGTGCTGCCATCGGTGCAGAGCTTCACTTGCCTGCCCTATGGCTCTGTGACCTTCCATCTCTCGGTCGTCTTGGGGAACATTGCAAACCCTATAGCTTGCTTTGTGGCAATGTTTGTTCTGCTTAG GTCGAGTGCTGCCCTTGGAACTGTGTTTCTCGGTGGAGGAGTGTTTGCTGTCTATCTCCTGGCTCTGGCTGCTCTCAGTCCCTGCCCACCCCTTTTGAGAAGTCATGCTGGAGTGGTTATGGTG GTGGTGGTGAGCACTCTGCTTCACGAGGCAGGCCATGCCGCGCTGCTCTGGTGCGGTGTGTTCATCCAGGCTGGCTCGCTCATTGGAGCGCTCACCATGTTCCCTCTGGTCAGCATCTACCGGGTCTTTCAACAAGCTCAGGACTGTGTTGACAGCTGTAGTTAA